Proteins encoded together in one Nocardioides marinisabuli window:
- a CDS encoding EcsC family protein — protein MSKRGALTGQIGRRLAPRVTGMAPGLTSSFVREALHRAISGVGPLPPAAAAADEQLREQHGDVEKGVHEVIENHVRYAGAQGFLTNLGGVVTAAVAIPANITGLALVQCRMIAGIAHLRGYDLADPRVRNAILVCLLGEDSVARLVKAGTIPAHPADLATGPEPDQALDRAVSAAVADDIVSRILGKRLAVTVGRRVPVVGGVVGMGADGYATWRIGRYAERELRPLTTR, from the coding sequence GTGAGCAAGCGAGGAGCCCTGACCGGGCAGATCGGTCGCCGGCTGGCGCCCCGGGTGACCGGGATGGCGCCGGGGCTGACGTCGTCGTTCGTGCGGGAGGCGCTGCACCGCGCCATCAGCGGGGTCGGCCCGCTCCCGCCCGCCGCGGCCGCCGCCGACGAGCAGCTGCGCGAGCAGCACGGCGACGTCGAGAAGGGCGTGCACGAGGTGATCGAGAACCACGTGCGCTACGCCGGCGCCCAGGGGTTCCTGACCAACCTCGGCGGCGTGGTCACCGCCGCCGTCGCGATCCCCGCCAACATCACCGGCCTGGCGCTGGTGCAGTGCCGGATGATCGCCGGCATCGCCCACCTGCGCGGCTACGACCTCGCCGATCCGCGGGTGCGCAACGCGATCCTGGTCTGCCTGCTCGGCGAGGACAGCGTGGCGCGCCTGGTGAAGGCCGGCACGATCCCCGCCCACCCGGCCGACCTGGCCACCGGCCCCGAGCCCGACCAGGCGCTCGACCGGGCCGTCTCGGCGGCCGTGGCCGACGACATCGTCTCGCGCATCCTGGGCAAGCGGCTCGCGGTCACCGTCGGTCGTCGCGTGCCGGTGGTCGGGGGCGTGGTCGGCATGGGTGCCGACGGCTACGCCACCTGGCGCATCGGGCGCTACGCCGAGCGCGAGCTGCGGCCCCTGACCACCCGGTAG
- the aat gene encoding leucyl/phenylalanyl-tRNA--protein transferase, producing MPIEPPASPWSFGDPRRFDARDDLVGVGADLEPGTLLSAYRQGLFPMPSGHAGDPMYWFCPVERGVLPLDGLHVSRSLRRSVRTFETRVDTAFEQVLDACADPRRPSGWIDDDIREAYLCLHDLGWAHSVETWHEGRLVGGLYGVATGGLFAGESMFHHETDASKVALVALVGLLDDEHAADRLLDVQWSTAHLASLGVVEIERAEYLRRLAVAVALPLPKVFSDA from the coding sequence GTGCCGATCGAACCCCCCGCCTCGCCGTGGTCGTTCGGCGACCCGCGCCGCTTCGACGCGCGCGACGACCTGGTGGGCGTCGGCGCCGACCTCGAGCCGGGCACCCTGCTCTCGGCGTACCGCCAGGGCCTCTTCCCGATGCCCTCGGGCCACGCCGGCGACCCGATGTACTGGTTCTGCCCGGTCGAGCGCGGGGTGCTGCCGCTCGACGGGCTGCACGTCTCCCGCTCGCTGCGCCGCTCGGTGCGCACCTTCGAGACCCGCGTCGACACCGCCTTCGAGCAGGTCCTCGACGCCTGCGCCGACCCGCGCCGGCCCTCCGGCTGGATCGACGACGACATCCGCGAGGCCTACCTGTGCCTGCACGACCTCGGCTGGGCGCACAGCGTCGAGACCTGGCACGAGGGCCGGCTGGTCGGCGGGCTGTACGGCGTGGCGACCGGTGGGCTCTTCGCCGGCGAGTCGATGTTCCACCACGAGACCGACGCCTCGAAGGTCGCCCTGGTGGCGCTGGTGGGCCTGCTCGACGACGAGCACGCCGCCGACCGGCTGCTCGACGTGCAGTGGAGCACCGCCCACCTGGCCAGCCTCGGGGTGGTCGAGATCGAGCGGGCGGAGTACCTGCGACGCCTGGCCGTGGCGGTCGCGTTGCCGCTGCCGAAGGTCTTCTCCGACGCCTGA
- a CDS encoding rhodanese-like domain-containing protein yields the protein MTTIPTVHVDGVPDPVPDGLGVLDVREPAEWEHGHIDGAVHIPLGELGARVGEVPDGQVLVVCRIGGRSAQAVAWLGQQGHDVVNLDGGMLDWQAAGRPMVSETGRPPQVV from the coding sequence ATGACCACGATCCCGACCGTCCACGTAGACGGCGTGCCCGACCCGGTGCCCGACGGCCTCGGGGTGCTCGACGTCCGCGAACCCGCGGAGTGGGAGCACGGCCACATCGACGGCGCCGTGCACATCCCGCTCGGCGAGCTCGGGGCCCGCGTCGGGGAGGTGCCCGACGGCCAGGTGCTGGTCGTATGCCGCATCGGGGGCCGCTCGGCCCAGGCCGTGGCGTGGCTGGGCCAGCAGGGCCACGACGTGGTCAACCTCGACGGCGGGATGCTCGACTGGCAGGCGGCCGGCCGGCCGATGGTCAGCGAGACCGGCCGACCGCCCCAGGTCGTCTAG
- the chrA gene encoding chromate efflux transporter — MSRPAGDVIALRAAARVWFAISLQTFGGPAGQIAVMQRVLVEETRWIGQQRFLFALSYCTLLPGPEAQQLATYVGWLLNGVRGALVAGVLFILPGVVALLVLSGVYVTYGETTLVQALFLGLAPAVVAIVAQAVVRVARRALVHRSLLGVAVASFAALALLGVPFPAVVALAGLVGWLLSRVLPGLARPAAPAAGGGPPPLIADDALHSEPPGARRSGLVLAVGLTLWAAPVVAAALLLGRSSILVDQGLFFSGAALVTFGGAYAVLAYVAQQAVEVYGWLGPGEMVRGLALAETTPGPLVMVVQFVAFVGAYRAPGPLDPWVAAVLAALLTTWVTFVPCFLFILLGAPYVERLRGNRALAGALAGITAAVVGVIAHLGLYFALHTLVRSTGTAAWGPFSVEYPLLDTVRWPALAVALLAAVLVLRLDWPVLRVLGVCAAAGVVLGLSVGVG, encoded by the coding sequence GTGAGCCGACCCGCTGGCGACGTCATCGCGCTGCGTGCCGCAGCGCGGGTGTGGTTCGCGATCTCGCTGCAGACCTTCGGCGGCCCGGCGGGCCAGATCGCGGTCATGCAGCGGGTGCTCGTCGAGGAGACCCGCTGGATCGGCCAGCAGCGCTTCCTCTTCGCGCTGTCCTACTGCACCCTGCTGCCAGGTCCCGAGGCCCAGCAGCTCGCGACGTACGTCGGGTGGCTGCTCAACGGCGTGCGCGGGGCGCTGGTCGCGGGCGTGCTGTTCATCCTGCCCGGGGTCGTGGCGCTGCTGGTGCTCTCCGGCGTCTACGTGACGTACGGCGAGACCACGCTGGTGCAGGCGCTGTTCCTGGGGCTGGCGCCCGCGGTGGTCGCGATCGTCGCGCAGGCGGTGGTGCGGGTGGCCCGCCGGGCGCTGGTACACCGCTCGCTGCTCGGTGTGGCGGTGGCCTCCTTCGCCGCGCTCGCCCTGCTCGGCGTGCCCTTCCCCGCGGTGGTGGCCCTGGCCGGGCTCGTCGGGTGGCTGCTCTCGCGGGTGCTGCCCGGTCTCGCCCGGCCGGCGGCGCCCGCGGCCGGGGGCGGCCCGCCGCCGCTCATCGCCGACGACGCGCTGCACAGCGAGCCGCCGGGGGCGCGCCGCTCGGGCCTGGTCCTGGCGGTGGGCCTGACCCTGTGGGCGGCCCCGGTGGTGGCGGCGGCGCTGCTGCTGGGCCGCTCGAGCATCCTGGTCGACCAGGGCCTGTTCTTCTCCGGCGCGGCGCTGGTCACCTTCGGCGGTGCCTACGCCGTGCTGGCCTACGTCGCGCAGCAGGCCGTGGAGGTCTACGGCTGGCTGGGGCCCGGCGAGATGGTGCGCGGCCTGGCGCTCGCCGAGACCACGCCGGGGCCGCTGGTGATGGTCGTGCAGTTCGTCGCCTTCGTCGGCGCCTACCGCGCACCGGGCCCGCTGGACCCGTGGGTGGCGGCGGTGCTGGCCGCGCTGCTGACCACGTGGGTCACCTTCGTGCCCTGCTTCCTCTTCATCCTGCTCGGGGCGCCGTACGTCGAGCGGTTGCGCGGCAACCGCGCCCTGGCCGGCGCGCTGGCCGGGATCACCGCGGCCGTGGTCGGGGTGATCGCCCACCTGGGCCTCTACTTCGCGCTGCACACGCTGGTGCGCAGCACCGGGACGGCCGCCTGGGGGCCGTTCTCGGTCGAGTACCCGCTGCTCGACACGGTGCGCTGGCCGGCGCTCGCCGTGGCCCTGCTCGCCGCGGTGCTGGTGCTGCGGCTCGACTGGCCGGTGCTGCGGGTGCTGGGCGTGTGCGCGG